Proteins from a genomic interval of Medicago truncatula cultivar Jemalong A17 chromosome 3, MtrunA17r5.0-ANR, whole genome shotgun sequence:
- the LOC11417416 gene encoding cyclic nucleotide-gated ion channel 1 — protein sequence MTFHQDKFVRFQDWSSEVNSPGIIHVTQSGRIKTTLKSVSNKFQRGFESSSERIKGFAKKPFKSFSQSSALTRCFSSRNKILDPQGPFLQKWNKIFVLSCLIAVSIDPLFFYIPVIDDGKKCLSRDKKMETTATVLRSFSDIFYIIHIIFQFRTGFIAPSSRVFGRGVLVQDAWAIAKRYMSSYFLVDILAVLPLPQVVILFIIPKMTGSESLNTKNLLKFIVFFQYVPRFIRIAPLYKEVTRTSGILTETAWAGAAFNLFLYMLASHVLGAFWYLFSIERETTCWQRACQKNTTCIKAELYCDDHHGLSTITTFLNASCPIQNPDKKLFDFGIFLDALQSGVVGSMDFPQKFFYCFWWGLKNLSSLGQNLATSTFVWEICFAIFISIAGLVLFAFLIGNMQTYLQSTTTRLEEMRVKRRDAEQWMSHRLLPDHLRERIRRHEQYKWQETRGVDEDNLIRNLPKDLRRDIKRHLCLALLMRVPIFEKMDEQLLDAVCDCLKPVLYTKESCIVREGDPVDEMLFIMRGKLLTVTTNGGRTGFFNSEYLKAGDFCGEELLTWALDPRSASNLPISTRTVQTLSEVEAFALKAEDLKFVASQFRRLHSKQLRHTFRFYSQQWRTWAACFIQAAWRRYCKKKLEESLREEENRLQDALAKEGGSSPSLGATIYASRFAANVLRAIRKNGSRKPRVPERLPPMMLQKPTEPDFTAEEQ from the exons ATGACTTTTCATCAAGATAAATTTGTTAG ATTTCAGGACTGGAGTTCAGAGGTTAACTCTCCCGGAATAATTCACGTAACGCAGTCAGGGAGAATTAAAACTACACTGAAATCAGTTTCAAACAAGTTTCAAAGGGGATTTGAGTCTAGTTCTGAGAGGATAAAGGGATTTGCAAAAAAACCTTTCAAATCTTTTTCACAAAGCAGTGCTCTTACTAGATGTTTTAGTTCTAGAAATAAAATTCTTGATCCTCAGGgtccttttcttcaaaaatggaACAAGATATTTGTGTTATCGTGTCTTATTGCTGTATCGATTGATCCTTTGTTCTTCTATATCCCTGTGATTGATGATGGCAAGAAATGTCTTTCACGGGACAAAAAAATGGAAACTACGGCAACTGTTTTAAGGTCTTTCTCCgacattttttatattattcatatcatttttcaatttcgTACTGGATTTATTGCTCCCTCTTCTCGAGTATTTGGAAGAGGTGTGTTGGTTCAAGATGCTTGGGCAATAGCAAAGAGATATATGTCATCATATTTCTTAGTTGACATTCTTGCCGTTCTTCCCCTCCCACAG GTGGTTATTCTATTTATCATTCCGAAGATGACAGGCTCAGAATCACTGAACACGAAAAACTTGCTGAAATTTATTGTATTCTTCCAATATGTGCCACGGTTTATACGAATAGCTCCACTATATAAAGAGGTTACAAGGACCTCTGGCATTCTCACTGAAACAGCATGGGCTGGAGCTGCATTTAATCTCTTTCTTTACATGCTTGCAAGTCAT GTTCTTGGTGCCTTTTGGTACTTGTTTTCTATAGAAAGAGAAACCACATGCTGGCAAAGGGCTTGTCAAAAAAATACCACGTGTATAAAGGCAGAATTGTATTGTGATGATCATCATGGTTTGAGCACAATTACAACATTCCTGAATGCTTCATGCCCAATACAGAATCCAGATAAAAAACTCTTTGATTTTGGAATTTTCCTTGATGCCCTTCAATCTGGAGTTGTGGGGTCAATGGACTTCCCACAAAaattcttttattgtttttggtgGGGCCTAAAGAATTTGAG TTCTCTTGGTCAGAACCTGGCAACAAGTACCTTTGTTTGGGAAATCTGCTTTGCAATTTTCATTTCCATTGCTGGTTTGGTATTATTTGCATTCCTCATTGGAAATATGCAG ACATATTTACAGTCAACAACTACAAGATTGGAGGAGATGAGAGTGAAAAGGAGAGATGCAGAACAGTGGATGTCGCATCGACTACTCCCTGACCACTTGAGAGAAAGAATCAGACGACATGAGCAATACAAATGGCAAGAAACTAGAGGTGTTGATGAAGACAATTTGATCCGAAATCTTCCCAAGGATTTAAGAAGGGACATCAAGCGTCATCTCTGCTTGGCTTTGCTGATGAGG GTGCCAATATTTGAGAAGATGGATGAACAACTTTTGGATGCAGTGTGTGACTGTCTCAAACCAGTACTTTACACGAAAGAAAGCTGCATTGTTCGCGAAGGAGATCCTGTTGATGAGATGCTCTTCATAATGCGCGGAAAATTGTTGACCGTGACAACAAACGGTGGAAGAACAGGTTTCTTCAACTCTGAATACCTCAAGGCTGGTGACTTCTGTGGAGAGGAGCTTCTCACATGGGCATTAGATCCTCGTTCTGCATCCAACCTTCCCATCTCAACCAGGACTGTCCAAACTCTTTCAGAAGTGGAAGCATTTGCTCTAAAAGCTgaggatttgaagtttgttgcaTCTCAATTTCGGCGCCTTCACAGTAAGCAGCTTCGCCACACTTTTAGATTTTACTCGCAACAATGGCGTACATGGGCTGCATGTTTCATACAAGCAGCGTGGAGGCGGTATTGTAAAAAGAAGCTCGAAGAGTCTCTAAGGGAAGAGGAGAATAGGCTCCAAGATGCATTGGCCAAGGAAGGTGGTAGTTCACCTAGCCTAGGTGCCACAATATATGCTTCAAGATTTGCTGCAAATGTCCTTAGAGCCATACGTAAAAATGGCTCAAGGAAGCCCAGGGTGCCGGAGAGACTACCTCCCATGATGCTCCAGAAGCCTACTGAACCAGATTTTACTGCTGAAGAGCAATAG
- the LOC11417417 gene encoding spermine synthase, which produces MGDAVERGLECQKTMDGKASNGNGLEKEIPSCCLKAMASAPELEANCHSTVVSGWFSASQTCSEKSEEVLYFNNPMWPGEAHSIKVEKKLFQEKSLYQEVLVFESLTYGKVLVLDGIVQLTEKDECAYQEMIAHLPLCSIPSPKNVLVVGGGDGGVLREVSRHSSVEHIDICEIDKMVIDVSRKFFPELAVGFDDPRVHLHVGDAIEFLKRAPEGRYDAVIVDSSDPVGPAQELVEKPFFETISKALRPGGVLCNMAESMWLHTHLIQDMLSICRETFKGSVHYAWASVPTYPSGVIGFLLCSTEGPHVDFVNPINPIEKLEGADKHRRNLRFYNSEIHTAAFALPAFLKNEVRLLRQ; this is translated from the exons ATGGGGGACGCCGTAGAAAGAGGTTTGGAATGCCAGAAGACTATGGATGGGAAGGCGAGTAACGGGAATGGTTTGGAGAAGGAGATTCCTTCATGTTGTTTGAAAGCCATGGCTTCAGCCCCTGAGTTGGAGGCCAATTGTCACTCTACCGTTGTTTCTGGGTGGTTCTCAGCATCTCAAACTTGCTCTG aaaaatCAGAGGAAGTTCTTTATTTCAACAATCCAATGTGGCCAG GAGAAGCCCATTCAATCAAAGTAGAGAAGAAATTATTCCAAGAAAAGTCATTGTACCAAGAGGTCTTGGTTTTTGAG TCATTAACATATGGGAAAGTTCTCGTACTTGATGGGATTGTTCAGTTGACTGAGAAGGATGAATGTGCTTACCAGGAGATGATAGCTCATCTTCCCCTCTGTTCCATTCCGTCCCCCAAAAAT GTTTTAGTTGTTGGTGGTGGAGATGGTGGGGTTCTAAGGGAAGTATCCCGCCACAGCTCTGTGGAGCATATTGATATATGTGAGATAGATAAGATGGTTATTGAT GTTTCTAGGAAGTTTTTTCCAGAGTTAGCTGTTGGGTTTGACGATCCTCGTGTACACTTGCATGTTGGTGATG CTATTGAATTTCTTAAACGTGCACCTGAAGGGAGGTATGACGCCGTAATTGTTGATTCCTCAGATCCTGTGG GTCCTGCCCAGGAACTTGTAGAGAAACCATTTTTTGAGACTATATCTAAGGCATTAAGACCCGGTGGAGTTCTTTGTAATATGGCAGAAAGTATGTGGCTTCATACACACCTTATTCAAGACATGCTCTCCATTTGTCGAGAAACATTTAAAGGTTCTGTACATTATGCATGGGCAAGTGTTCCAACATATCCAAG TGGTGTGATAGGGTTTCTTCTATGCTCAACAGAGGGGCCacatgttgattttgtgaaccCCATCAATCCCATTGAGAAGTTAGAAGGTGCTGATAAGCATCGGAGGAATCTTAGGTTCTATAACTCAGAG ATACATACAGCTGCTTTTGCACTGCCTGCATTTCTGAAGAATGAGGTGAGGTTGCTCCGTCAGTAG
- the LOC112420248 gene encoding uncharacterized mitochondrial protein AtMg00810-like, giving the protein MRMLLPFQYGIRAMRLLLAIAAAHGWFLKQLDVDNAFLHGDLNEEIYMKLPPGLQPEFSNQVCRLQKSLYGLRQASRQWFSKLSNALVSIGFKHSEYDHSLFTKSQNGSFTALLVYVDDVILTGNSLSSIEYVKKFLHDTFKVKDLGDLKYFMDLEVSRSRKGIHLCQRKYALDILSDTGLLAAKQCSTPMVHDSKLLYDSSAPPHDPTAYRRIIGKLLYLTNTRPDISFVVQQLSQFMQHPTIHHYEAAMRILRYIKSAPAQGLFFPTESSLQLKAFSDSDWASCLTTRRSIIGFCIFLGSSLVSWRSKKQTTVSRSSSEAEYRALASTTCELQWLTYLLQDLQISFIQPSLLYCDSQSARHIALNPTFHERTKHIDIDCHVVRQQLQAGLFHLLPISSANQLADFFTKALESATFCKLHSKLGVMNIHSPA; this is encoded by the coding sequence ATGAGAATGCTTTTGCCTTTccaatatggtatcagagctatGCGTTTGTTACTTGCTATTGCAGCTGCACACGGTTGGTTCCTTAAACAACTCGATGTGGATAATGCTTTTCTACATGGTgatttaaatgaagaaatatatatgaaactTCCACCAGGGCTTCAACCAGAATTTTCCAATCAAGTTTGTCGATTGCAAAAGTCCTTATATGGTCTACGTCAAGCAAGTAGACAATGGTTCTCAAAATTGTCAAATGCTCTAGTTTCTATTGGTTTCAAACATTCAGAATATGATCATTCCTTATTTACCAAATCTCAAAATGGTTCTTTCACAGCCCTACTGGTTTATGTCGACGATGTTATACTTACGGGAAATTCCCTCAGTAGTATTGAATATGTCAAGAAATTTCTGCATGATACATTCAAAGTTAAAGATCTTggtgatttaaaatattttatggaCCTAGAAGTGTCACGTTCCCGCAAAGGAATTCATCTTTGTCAACGGAAATATGCATTAGATATCCTTTCCGATACTGGTTTGCTTGCTGCTAAGCAATGTTCAACTCCTATGGTTCATGATTCCAAGCTTTTATATGACAGTTCTGCTCCACCTCATGATCCTACTGCTTATCGTCGCATCATTGGAAAATTATTGTATCTCACAAATACAAGACCTGACATAAGTTTTGTTGTTCAACAACTTAGTCAGTTTATGCAACATCCTACCATTCATCATTATGAAGCTGCCATGAGAATCTTGAGATACATTAAAAGTGCACCTGCACAAGGATTGTTTTTTCCAACAGAATCCTCTCTTCAGCTCAAAGCTTTTAGTGATTCTGATTGGGCTTCGTGCTTGACCACACGACGCTCCATTATTGGATTTTGCATATTTCTTGGTTCATCCTTGGTCTCGTGGCGTTCTAAGAAGCAAACCACAGTTTCACGGTCCTCTTCGGAAGCTGAATATCGTGCACTTGCATCAACCACTTGTGAACTTCAGTGGCTCACTTATCTTCTTCAAGATCTTCAAATCTCTTTCATTCAACCATCTCTTCTTTATTGTGATAGTCAGTCTGCAAGACATATTGCTTTAAATCCCACTTTTCATGAAAGAACAAAGCATATTGATATCGATTGTCATGTTGTACGGCAACAACTTCAGGCTGGCTTATTCCATCTTCTTCCTATTAGTTCTGCAAATCAGTTAGCTGATTTTTTCACCAAAGCTCTTGAATCTGCAACTTTTTGCAAGCTTCACTCCAAGCTcggagtgatgaacattcactCTCCAGCTTGA
- the LOC11428193 gene encoding uncharacterized protein HI_0077, translated as MGAHEETLVEAALRVLNTADPFEKARLGDSVASRWLDGTIAEPYNPSLTLPIPDRPARLSSVKLVAPSLMPKLGKAGSLQSRVNIVHSLAHIESWAIDLSWDIIARFGKQEAMPREFFTDFVKVAQDEGRHFTLLAARLEELGSYYGALPAHDGLWDSATATSEDLLSRLAVEHCVHEARGLDVLPTTISRFRNGGDDTTANLLESVVYPEEITHCAAGVKWFRYLCHRSRNPASDQEICAVENGTTTGGDEVISKFHAVVRTYFRGPLKPPFNEAARKAAGFGPEWYEPLAVKVPNA; from the exons ATGGGGGCTCACGAAGAAACCTTGGTGGAAGCAGCGCTCCGAGTTTTGAACACCGCCGACCCATTCGAGAAGGCGCGACTCGGCGACTCAGTAGCTTCACGGTGGCTCGATGGCACCATCGCCGAACCCTACAACCCTTCCCTCACCCTTCCCATCCCTGATCGCCCCGCAAGGCTCTCCAGT gtGAAGTTGGTGGCTCCGAGTCTCATGCCGAAGTTGGGTAAAGCAGGAAGCTTGCAAAGCAGGGTGAACATTGTGCATAGTCTTGCTCATATTGAGAGTTGGGCCATTGACCTATCTTGG GATATTATAGCTCGTTTTGGTAAGCAAGAGGCAATGCCTAGAGAATTCTTTACGGATTTCGTGAAGGTGGCACAGGATGAAGGGAGACACTTCACTCTTCTTGCTGCACGACTTGAGGAGCTAGGTTCTTATTATGGAGCATTACCGGCTCATGATGGTCTTTGGGATTCTGCCACCGCCACTTCCGAGGATTTACTATCACGATTAGCAGTTGAACATTGTGTCCATGAG GCCAGAGGACTTGATGTGCTGCCTACAACAATCTCACGTTTCCGCAATGGCGGTGATGATACTACGGCAAATTTACTGGAAAGTGTAGTTTATCCAGAAGAAATTACACATTGTGCTGCTGGAGTCAAATGGTTCAGGTATCTATGCCACAGGTCTAGAAATCCAGCCTCAGATCAAGAAATTTGTGCAGTGGAAAATGGAACAACAACAGGGGGGGATGAAGTGATTTCGAAGTTTCATGCAGTAGTAAGGACATATTTCAGAGGACCGTTAAAACCACCTTTTAATGAGGCTGCTAGAAAAGCTGCTGGATTTGGTCCCGAATGGTATGAACCTCTTGCTGTTAAAGTGCCCAATGCATAA